One stretch of Acidimicrobiales bacterium DNA includes these proteins:
- a CDS encoding ATP-binding cassette domain-containing protein, translating into MDVLASELVASPLVLAVWTTRQLWFDGLVNGMVFGLLALGVVLIYRSTRVINLAVGNMGLPASGLMGVMVINYGFPYWAALALALLVGISVGAIVERAIIRRLFDAPRVIVLVATIGVAQLMQAVLASFPDIEKVRGQRYPVPLGFKWNDVFGLRITGPKLTILILVPLLALGLSWFLNRTVFGQTVQASASNADLARISGIDPKTVQLFVWTVAGLLSSVSLLLLSGNRGSITGMANLGPNTMSRALVAAVIAGMVSFPRAIIAGLLIGVAQAHVQFLFLEQGGLIDFILFIVVAIAVAFQSRGAAESEGSFSFSARRRPIPERLREIWWVRRMSTIALGLLLAIAVVLPLLVTRPSRHLLYASIIAFAVCAMSMTIVTGWAGQLSLGQMTFAGVGALMAAGFNRGLEVGIGIGDWHFFTISFPRVPYLVSMMLASLVAAAVAALIGLGALRVKGLLLAVTTFAFALAAQQYVFRRPAFNGGFTQSIPFRRGSVGPINLDSQRSYYYLCLAVLILVLVVVRALRASGIGRSIIGVRENEYTAAAYTVGPSRTKLMAFALAGGIAGLGGALLGGLVQNIPYTERLFQIGDSLRLVSMVVIGGLGTLMGPVIGAMWVVGLPAFWPDNDLVPLFTSSIGLLILLLYFPGGLIQIAYAARDAALRLAEARLGEASTERATVPPAVISSRTTTRPVLTGPALAVTDVSVTFGGLRAVDKASMFAQPGEVVGLIGTNGAGKSTLMNAIGGFAPSEGTIEILCRDASQMNSANRARLGLGRTFQAARLFPDLTVRETVQVALEARGRTGLLSTALHLPSATRAERSKRSDADDLIGFLGLGRYSDAFVADLSTGTRRIVELAGLLALDAQVLCLDEPTAGIAQRETEAFGPLLKQIQQELNATLIVIEHDMPMIMALSDRVYCLEAGQVIAQGTPDEVRNDPQVLASYLGTDQRAIDRSDS; encoded by the coding sequence ATGGACGTGCTTGCCTCCGAACTGGTCGCCTCCCCCTTGGTTCTGGCCGTCTGGACCACCCGTCAGCTCTGGTTCGACGGCCTTGTCAATGGCATGGTCTTCGGTCTGCTGGCCCTCGGGGTGGTGCTCATCTACCGCTCCACCCGGGTCATCAATCTGGCCGTCGGCAACATGGGCCTGCCCGCCTCGGGCCTCATGGGTGTCATGGTCATCAACTACGGATTCCCGTACTGGGCGGCCCTGGCCCTAGCCCTGCTGGTCGGGATTTCGGTGGGCGCCATCGTCGAACGGGCCATCATCCGTCGCCTGTTCGACGCCCCCCGGGTCATCGTGCTGGTAGCCACCATTGGTGTAGCCCAGCTCATGCAGGCCGTCCTGGCCTCGTTCCCCGACATCGAGAAGGTCCGCGGGCAGCGTTACCCGGTGCCCCTCGGATTCAAGTGGAACGACGTCTTCGGCCTGCGGATAACCGGACCGAAACTCACAATCCTTATCCTCGTTCCCCTCCTAGCCCTTGGCCTGTCGTGGTTTTTGAACCGGACGGTGTTCGGCCAGACGGTGCAGGCCTCGGCATCGAACGCCGACCTGGCACGCATCTCGGGCATCGATCCCAAGACGGTGCAACTCTTCGTCTGGACGGTGGCCGGCCTGCTCTCGAGCGTGTCGCTGCTGCTCCTCTCGGGCAACCGTGGCTCGATCACCGGCATGGCCAACCTGGGCCCCAACACCATGTCGAGGGCCCTGGTCGCCGCGGTGATCGCGGGCATGGTCTCGTTCCCCCGCGCCATCATCGCCGGCCTGCTGATCGGCGTGGCCCAGGCCCACGTGCAGTTCCTGTTCCTCGAACAGGGCGGGCTGATCGACTTCATTCTCTTCATCGTGGTGGCCATCGCCGTGGCCTTCCAAAGCCGGGGTGCCGCCGAGTCCGAAGGATCGTTCTCCTTCTCGGCTCGACGTCGACCCATCCCGGAACGACTCCGAGAGATCTGGTGGGTCCGGCGGATGTCGACCATCGCCCTAGGCCTTCTGCTGGCCATCGCCGTCGTGCTGCCCCTCCTGGTGACCCGCCCATCGCGACATCTCCTGTACGCCAGCATCATCGCTTTCGCCGTGTGTGCCATGTCGATGACCATCGTGACCGGCTGGGCCGGACAGCTCTCACTCGGTCAGATGACGTTCGCCGGCGTCGGCGCTCTCATGGCTGCCGGATTCAACCGGGGCCTCGAAGTCGGCATCGGCATCGGCGACTGGCACTTCTTCACGATCAGCTTTCCCCGGGTTCCGTACCTGGTATCGATGATGCTGGCGTCTCTCGTCGCCGCCGCCGTAGCGGCCCTCATCGGACTCGGCGCGCTCCGCGTCAAGGGTCTACTGCTTGCCGTGACCACCTTTGCCTTCGCCCTGGCCGCCCAGCAGTACGTGTTCCGACGTCCTGCCTTCAACGGTGGTTTCACCCAGAGCATCCCGTTCCGTCGGGGCAGTGTCGGACCGATCAACCTGGACAGCCAGCGTTCGTACTACTACCTGTGCCTCGCCGTCCTGATCCTCGTGCTGGTCGTCGTCCGGGCCCTGCGAGCCAGCGGGATCGGGCGATCAATCATCGGCGTACGAGAGAACGAATACACCGCAGCGGCCTACACGGTCGGTCCGTCACGCACGAAGCTCATGGCGTTCGCACTTGCCGGAGGGATCGCCGGGCTAGGCGGTGCCCTGCTCGGCGGCCTCGTACAGAACATTCCCTACACCGAGCGCCTGTTCCAGATCGGCGACTCGTTGCGCCTGGTCTCCATGGTGGTAATCGGTGGCTTGGGCACCCTGATGGGTCCGGTCATTGGAGCCATGTGGGTGGTCGGCCTGCCCGCCTTCTGGCCTGACAACGACCTCGTTCCGCTGTTCACCTCCAGCATCGGCCTGCTGATCCTGTTGCTCTACTTCCCAGGCGGCCTGATCCAGATCGCCTACGCGGCACGCGATGCCGCGCTCCGACTTGCCGAGGCGCGTCTCGGTGAGGCTTCCACGGAGCGGGCGACGGTACCCCCCGCGGTGATATCCAGCCGAACCACCACACGTCCGGTGCTGACCGGCCCGGCTCTCGCGGTCACCGACGTATCGGTGACCTTCGGTGGCCTCCGGGCGGTGGACAAGGCCTCCATGTTCGCCCAACCAGGCGAGGTCGTGGGCCTTATCGGTACCAACGGCGCCGGCAAGTCGACGCTCATGAACGCCATCGGTGGATTCGCCCCGTCCGAGGGCACCATTGAGATCCTCTGCCGGGATGCCTCACAAATGAACTCGGCCAACCGGGCGCGTCTGGGTCTGGGACGAACCTTTCAGGCAGCCCGCCTGTTCCCCGACCTCACCGTTCGCGAGACCGTGCAGGTCGCCCTCGAGGCACGAGGACGTACCGGTCTGTTGTCGACCGCCCTCCACCTTCCCTCGGCCACCCGGGCCGAACGGTCCAAACGGTCCGACGCCGACGACCTGATCGGCTTTCTGGGCCTTGGCCGCTACTCCGATGCTTTCGTGGCCGACCTCTCGACGGGAACCCGACGCATCGTGGAACTGGCCGGTCTACTGGCGCTCGATGCACAGGTTCTCTGTCTGGACGAACCAACCGCCGGCATTGCCCAGCGGGAGACCGAGGCATTCGGACCACTGCTAAAGCAGATCCAGCAGGAACTGAACGCCACCTTGATCGTGATCGAACACGACATGCCCATGATTATGGCCCTCTCGGACCGGGTCTACTGCCTGGAGGCCGGACAGGTCATCGCACAGGGCACTCCCGATGAGGTGCGAAACGATCCACAGGTGTTGGCCAGCTACCTGGGTACCGACCAGCGGGCCATCGACCGCTCCGACTCCTAA
- a CDS encoding mechanosensitive ion channel family protein has protein sequence MAETETTMGLDQGLVEACGLEPGYTCEWIWDTTGNEALASLVDWLIERPLKVVVILIGALIVNRLVKRAIDRMVNRLVETRTQEETVAEDSASATLSRLGRRARGKLTKIHEQAERSRQRAMTLGAVLRSLAGFSVYALAFMVALGELGLDLGPLIAGAGIVGLAVGFGAQSLVADFIAGIFIIIEDQYGVGDYVDVGAASGTVERVTLRTTVLRDVHGALWVVPNGEIRRVGNSSQLWARTVLDVDVAYNTDIDLAASVIKEVADSVWREELESATIIEEPEIWGVQNFGADAISIRLAVKTEPGEQWATGRLIRARLKKAFDTNGIEIPFPQRTVWVNQVSEGPAAAVETTQIRDDLLENRSGSDGEE, from the coding sequence ATGGCTGAAACGGAGACGACCATGGGATTGGATCAGGGGCTGGTGGAAGCCTGTGGACTTGAGCCGGGATACACCTGCGAATGGATCTGGGATACCACCGGCAACGAGGCGCTTGCTTCGCTCGTCGACTGGCTGATCGAGCGACCCTTGAAGGTCGTGGTGATCCTGATCGGCGCGTTGATAGTCAACCGACTGGTCAAGCGGGCCATCGACCGTATGGTCAATCGCCTGGTCGAGACCCGCACCCAGGAGGAGACCGTGGCCGAGGACTCGGCGTCGGCCACACTGTCCCGTCTCGGCCGTCGGGCACGCGGAAAGCTGACCAAGATCCATGAACAGGCCGAGCGGTCCCGCCAGCGGGCCATGACCCTCGGTGCGGTGCTCCGAAGCCTCGCCGGCTTCTCGGTGTACGCCCTGGCGTTCATGGTGGCTCTCGGTGAGTTGGGTCTTGACCTAGGTCCGTTGATCGCCGGCGCGGGCATCGTCGGCCTGGCCGTGGGCTTTGGCGCCCAGTCACTGGTCGCCGACTTCATCGCCGGGATCTTCATCATCATCGAGGACCAGTACGGAGTCGGCGACTACGTCGACGTGGGTGCCGCATCAGGGACCGTCGAGCGGGTCACCTTGCGAACCACGGTGCTGCGAGACGTCCACGGGGCGCTCTGGGTGGTGCCCAACGGCGAGATCCGCCGAGTAGGCAATTCGTCGCAACTCTGGGCCCGCACGGTGCTCGACGTCGACGTGGCCTACAACACCGACATCGACCTAGCGGCCAGCGTCATCAAGGAGGTGGCCGACAGCGTTTGGCGAGAGGAACTCGAGTCGGCGACCATCATCGAGGAGCCAGAGATCTGGGGCGTGCAGAATTTCGGAGCCGACGCCATCTCCATCCGCCTCGCCGTCAAAACCGAGCCGGGCGAACAGTGGGCCACCGGTCGTCTTATTCGGGCTCGCCTGAAGAAGGCATTCGACACCAACGGAATCGAGATTCCGTTCCCTCAGCGGACCGTCTGGGTCAACCAGGTGTCGGAGGGACCGGCGGCAGCCGTCGAAACCACCCAGATCCGTGACGACCTGCTAGAGAACCGCTCAGGGAGCGACGGCGAGGAGTAA
- the dnaB gene encoding replicative DNA helicase has translation MASPTLEPPPALGEPPPIEPPEYDEPPRWEPSSAGSWSGSRSGDQSQNRRASGSLASRVPPHNLDAEASLLGAMLLSRDAIADALEVVAAEHFYKPSHSHVFEAICGLYSSGEPADSVTVAEALTRSGLLEQMGGTGLLLELQASTPATSSASKYARIIQEHATLRGLIGAANEIAEIGYGRPDDVVKAVDEAENLVFQVGQGRVTDSMAQMRDVLSANLDRLEDLYERGEEITGTPSGYDDLDRLLSGLQDETLTIVGARPAMGKTSFALGIAAHVGIRKALPAVVFSLEMSQLELSQRILCSEARVDATNIRNGQLSAEDWTKINRATGKLGDAHIWIDDNPNISVMEIRAKARRLKSRVGNLGVVIVDYIQLMTGRSSAESRQVEVAEISRGLKILARELQCPVIGLSQLSRGLEARQDKRPMLADLRESGSIEQDADVVIFLYRDEMYNPDTADVGLSEVIVAKHRNGPTGTVRLAWLPRYTRFANMSRAG, from the coding sequence GTGGCGTCGCCTACCCTCGAACCGCCGCCGGCCCTCGGTGAGCCGCCGCCCATCGAACCCCCGGAGTACGACGAGCCACCGCGCTGGGAGCCCTCCTCGGCGGGATCCTGGAGTGGATCGCGATCTGGAGACCAGTCCCAGAATCGTCGAGCCAGCGGATCGTTGGCCTCGCGTGTTCCACCACACAACCTCGATGCCGAGGCTTCCCTCTTGGGGGCCATGCTCCTCTCGCGCGACGCCATTGCCGATGCACTCGAGGTAGTGGCTGCTGAGCACTTCTACAAGCCGTCCCACTCGCATGTCTTCGAGGCCATCTGTGGTCTCTATTCCTCAGGAGAACCAGCCGACTCGGTCACGGTGGCCGAAGCCCTCACCCGATCGGGACTGCTCGAACAGATGGGCGGGACGGGACTCCTCCTAGAACTCCAGGCTTCGACCCCGGCCACCTCAAGTGCATCCAAGTACGCCCGCATCATCCAGGAGCACGCCACCCTTCGTGGACTAATCGGAGCAGCCAACGAGATCGCGGAAATCGGCTACGGCCGCCCCGACGACGTGGTCAAGGCCGTGGACGAAGCGGAGAACCTCGTCTTCCAGGTGGGGCAGGGTCGGGTCACTGACTCGATGGCCCAGATGCGTGACGTCCTGAGCGCCAACCTTGATCGGTTGGAGGACCTGTACGAGCGGGGTGAGGAGATCACCGGAACGCCCAGCGGCTATGACGATCTGGATCGGCTGTTGTCCGGCCTCCAGGACGAGACGTTGACCATTGTCGGGGCGCGGCCGGCCATGGGCAAGACCTCGTTCGCCCTGGGTATTGCCGCTCACGTCGGTATCCGCAAGGCGCTTCCGGCCGTGGTGTTCTCGCTCGAGATGAGTCAGTTGGAGCTCAGCCAGCGGATTCTCTGCTCGGAAGCCCGGGTCGACGCGACGAACATCCGCAACGGACAGCTTTCTGCCGAGGACTGGACGAAGATCAACCGCGCCACCGGAAAGCTGGGCGACGCGCATATCTGGATCGACGACAACCCCAATATCTCTGTGATGGAGATCCGGGCCAAGGCGAGGCGTCTCAAGAGCCGGGTCGGCAATCTGGGTGTGGTGATCGTGGACTACATCCAGCTGATGACCGGTCGCTCGTCAGCGGAGAGTCGCCAGGTAGAGGTTGCCGAGATCAGCCGTGGACTCAAGATCCTGGCCCGTGAGTTGCAGTGCCCGGTGATCGGGTTATCCCAGCTCTCCCGTGGTCTCGAAGCCCGCCAGGACAAGCGCCCGATGCTGGCTGACCTGCGTGAGTCGGGTTCGATCGAACAGGACGCCGACGTGGTGATCTTCCTGTACCGCGATGAGATGTACAACCCGGACACGGCCGATGTGGGACTGTCCGAGGTCATCGTTGCCAAGCACCGCAACGGCCCGACCGGCACGGTCCGGCTGGCATGGCTTCCCAGGTACACGCGCTTTGCCAACATGTCCCGAGCCGGGTAA
- the rplI gene encoding 50S ribosomal protein L9 produces the protein MKVLLRSDVDGLGRTGDIVDVARGYARNYLVPKGLAIEAVAGVTAQAESMRRKRALKAASDRAEAEATAARIAGVVVQVTAKASDEGRLFGSVGTVEVAEALTAQVGLEVDRRQLAGEVIKEVGSYEFTVALYSDVAVPVTVEVQAEV, from the coding sequence GTGAAGGTTCTCCTGCGTTCCGACGTGGATGGTCTGGGCCGGACCGGCGACATTGTCGACGTGGCTCGCGGCTATGCACGCAACTACCTGGTGCCCAAGGGCCTGGCCATTGAGGCCGTGGCCGGTGTGACCGCGCAGGCCGAGTCCATGCGGCGCAAGCGTGCGCTCAAGGCAGCGTCAGACCGGGCCGAGGCTGAGGCAACTGCCGCTCGGATCGCCGGCGTGGTGGTTCAGGTGACCGCCAAGGCCTCTGATGAGGGCCGTTTGTTCGGTTCGGTTGGCACTGTCGAGGTGGCTGAGGCTCTGACCGCGCAGGTCGGGCTCGAAGTCGATCGGCGGCAGCTCGCCGGTGAGGTAATCAAGGAGGTGGGCTCGTATGAGTTCACCGTTGCCCTCTATAGCGACGTGGCCGTTCCGGTCACCGTCGAGGTGCAGGCCGAGGTCTGA
- the ssb gene encoding single-stranded DNA-binding protein — MAFDNTVTIVGNVTRDPELRFTPSGAPVCNFGVAWNMKSKTGEDSVSFFDVACWRDLAENVAESITKGMRVVIYGRLDQRSWESQEGERRSKVELVADEVAPSLRWATAEVTRTEFRGDGGSGAPTGGGGQTAPTHPTDEEPF, encoded by the coding sequence ATGGCATTCGACAACACTGTGACCATCGTGGGCAATGTGACCCGTGATCCCGAACTCCGGTTCACTCCGAGCGGCGCCCCCGTGTGCAACTTCGGCGTGGCCTGGAATATGAAGTCCAAGACCGGGGAGGACAGCGTCTCCTTCTTCGACGTCGCCTGCTGGCGTGACCTGGCTGAGAACGTGGCCGAGTCCATCACCAAGGGCATGCGCGTCGTCATCTACGGGCGACTCGATCAGCGCTCCTGGGAATCCCAGGAGGGAGAGCGTCGCTCGAAGGTGGAACTGGTAGCCGATGAGGTGGCCCCTAGCCTCCGGTGGGCGACTGCCGAGGTGACCAGAACCGAGTTCCGCGGCGACGGTGGATCCGGCGCCCCGACCGGTGGTGGTGGCCAGACCGCTCCCACCCATCCGACCGATGAGGAGCCTTTCTGA
- the rpsF gene encoding 30S ribosomal protein S6 has translation MRVYELMIIFDGDLEAEALEASLSKVTANIESEGGRIASLKDSEPWGRRRFAYRINHKWEGVYVVLDVVTDAGNLDSTDRILRLADRSEVVRHKIIRLPDAEVARRGLLGEAEPAEAG, from the coding sequence ATGCGGGTATACGAACTCATGATCATCTTCGACGGAGACCTCGAGGCTGAAGCCTTGGAGGCCAGCCTTTCGAAGGTCACCGCAAACATCGAATCTGAGGGTGGACGCATCGCGTCCCTCAAGGATTCCGAACCCTGGGGCCGTCGGCGATTTGCCTACCGGATCAACCACAAGTGGGAGGGCGTCTACGTCGTCCTCGACGTGGTGACCGATGCGGGCAACCTGGACTCCACGGATCGCATCCTCAGACTCGCGGACCGCAGTGAAGTGGTCCGTCACAAGATCATTCGCCTGCCCGATGCGGAGGTCGCACGACGCGGCCTCTTGGGTGAGGCGGAGCCGGCTGAGGCCGGTTGA
- a CDS encoding DUF5318 family protein, producing MTGRRTGEARQVREGLLPGRRPADVDYRLARQTTLNGWRRGSLGRDVLCDAQPMLRRNAVECGTPTSEICPVCEDYEVAHVTYVFGPRLPAFGRCISTPGELERLDARKAHLTGYVVEVCAACGWNHLVRVTSLGRG from the coding sequence GTGACAGGTCGGCGAACCGGCGAGGCGAGACAGGTCAGAGAGGGCCTGCTCCCCGGACGACGCCCAGCCGACGTCGACTACCGCCTGGCTCGCCAGACGACCTTGAACGGTTGGCGACGTGGTTCGTTGGGACGAGACGTGTTGTGTGATGCCCAGCCCATGCTCCGCCGCAACGCCGTGGAGTGCGGCACGCCCACCTCGGAGATCTGTCCGGTGTGCGAGGACTATGAGGTGGCGCACGTGACCTACGTTTTCGGGCCCCGGCTGCCGGCCTTCGGGCGGTGTATCTCCACCCCGGGCGAGTTGGAACGGTTGGATGCCCGGAAGGCCCACCTCACCGGGTACGTGGTCGAGGTCTGTGCGGCCTGTGGGTGGAATCATCTGGTGCGGGTCACTTCCTTGGGCCGCGGCTGA
- a CDS encoding CCA tRNA nucleotidyltransferase: MDGLSAIPDGTFDDIRAAVAPVAGPFHAAGHGLYLVGGLVRDRLLRDDRTPDHDLTTDATPDRIRELVAEVADAVWLQGERFGTVGLRVGDVTMEITTHRAEAYLSDSRKPVVRFSSELFEDLARRDFTVNAMAVDVADGMLHDPFGGRADLETRTLRTPLDPVESFSDDPLRMLRAARFLSRYGLTPADGLVDAARALVDRMEIVAGERIRDELFRLLQVEDPTAGFALLDDMGLLPVLLPELAALTPSVREVLERRVAAADPGDAVLRLGLLIHGAEGRESLRRCSAAFRLSGREAGRIGTLLDGVEMLAESPPDGSPSDEEIRRLVARVGDQLDEVLTFAALVGLGSDGPTLGRAVARLRGLGELDDLGPGMDGATVMRLLNLEAGPGVGEVMAWLGELRLTEGRLDDAEIRRRLLAHWGTGGD; this comes from the coding sequence GTGGACGGGCTCTCCGCCATTCCTGATGGGACGTTTGACGACATCCGCGCTGCAGTGGCGCCAGTGGCCGGGCCATTCCACGCGGCCGGGCACGGTCTCTATCTAGTCGGCGGACTGGTCCGTGACCGGCTCCTGCGCGATGACCGGACGCCCGATCACGACCTGACCACTGACGCCACCCCTGACCGGATCCGGGAACTGGTGGCCGAAGTGGCTGATGCAGTGTGGTTGCAGGGCGAGCGGTTCGGCACGGTCGGACTGCGGGTGGGCGACGTCACCATGGAGATCACCACCCATCGAGCTGAGGCCTACTTGAGCGACTCCCGTAAGCCGGTGGTGCGATTCTCCAGCGAGCTGTTCGAGGACCTGGCTCGTCGGGATTTCACGGTCAACGCAATGGCTGTCGACGTAGCTGACGGAATGTTGCACGATCCGTTCGGTGGTCGCGCCGACCTGGAGACCCGGACCCTACGGACTCCGTTGGATCCGGTGGAGTCGTTTTCCGATGACCCGCTGCGAATGTTGCGGGCTGCCAGGTTCTTGTCCCGGTATGGGTTGACGCCTGCCGATGGTCTGGTGGACGCCGCTCGGGCCTTGGTGGATCGAATGGAGATAGTGGCGGGCGAGCGCATCCGCGACGAACTGTTCCGGTTGTTGCAGGTCGAGGATCCGACGGCCGGGTTCGCCCTGTTGGACGACATGGGCCTGCTGCCCGTCCTGCTGCCGGAGTTGGCGGCACTGACGCCGTCAGTTCGTGAAGTGCTCGAGCGTCGGGTGGCTGCGGCGGATCCTGGGGACGCGGTGCTCCGCCTCGGCCTTCTCATCCACGGTGCTGAGGGGCGGGAGTCCCTTAGGAGGTGCAGTGCGGCGTTCCGACTATCGGGGCGCGAGGCTGGCCGTATCGGAACCCTGCTGGATGGTGTCGAGATGTTGGCCGAATCGCCACCTGATGGGTCACCGTCGGATGAAGAGATCCGTCGATTGGTAGCACGTGTCGGAGACCAGCTGGACGAGGTGCTGACCTTCGCCGCTCTCGTCGGGTTGGGATCCGATGGCCCGACGTTGGGCCGCGCGGTGGCCCGGCTTCGGGGCTTGGGTGAACTCGACGATCTCGGACCAGGCATGGACGGGGCCACGGTGATGAGGCTGTTGAATCTGGAGGCAGGCCCCGGAGTGGGCGAGGTAATGGCCTGGCTGGGCGAACTTAGGCTCACCGAGGGACGCCTCGACGACGCCGAGATCCGACGCCGTCTGCTTGCCCACTGGGGGACTGGCGGTGACTGA
- a CDS encoding histone deacetylase, translated as MSLLLVTDERFLDHRAGSRHPEQPARLTAVWEGLDAAGVDEAVIRRAPRLADDADLMGVHPPAYLEKLAGIDAEGGGRCDPDTVMGPNSWMAARLAAGAGLVAVDGLRAGHADLAFCAVRPPGHHATPDRSMGFCLLNNVAVAASALVGVGQRVAIVDVDAHHGNGTQDVFYGDDQVLFVSCHQWPLYPGTGAADEVGTGAGVGTTINVPLPPGAAGDDYRHVMGSVVVPAVERFAPDWLLVSAGFDAHRADPLTDMGLTSADYADLVVELVGLVPTGRVVLFLEGGYDLGALADSAGATVAAVVGMDYRPEQATGRGRGGVVGEVDSLVVDLVRRHGLED; from the coding sequence ATGTCGCTCCTCCTGGTGACCGACGAGCGGTTTCTGGACCACCGGGCGGGATCCCGTCACCCAGAGCAGCCTGCTCGCCTGACGGCCGTGTGGGAGGGGCTGGACGCCGCAGGCGTTGATGAGGCGGTCATCCGTCGTGCGCCGCGCCTGGCCGATGATGCGGACCTGATGGGCGTCCATCCGCCGGCGTACCTCGAGAAGCTGGCTGGGATCGATGCCGAGGGTGGTGGCCGGTGCGATCCCGACACGGTCATGGGCCCGAATTCCTGGATGGCAGCCCGACTAGCGGCCGGCGCGGGCCTGGTGGCGGTTGATGGGCTTCGTGCCGGTCACGCCGACCTGGCCTTCTGTGCGGTACGACCTCCAGGGCATCACGCCACGCCCGACCGGTCCATGGGGTTCTGTCTTCTCAACAACGTGGCGGTGGCCGCCTCCGCTCTGGTAGGAGTCGGTCAACGGGTGGCCATAGTCGACGTGGACGCCCACCACGGCAACGGCACCCAGGACGTCTTCTACGGTGATGACCAGGTGCTGTTCGTGTCGTGCCACCAGTGGCCGCTGTATCCGGGTACCGGCGCGGCCGACGAGGTCGGTACAGGTGCGGGAGTCGGCACCACGATCAACGTTCCCCTTCCCCCTGGCGCGGCCGGCGATGACTACCGCCACGTCATGGGGTCGGTGGTGGTTCCCGCCGTTGAGCGTTTTGCTCCTGATTGGCTGCTCGTCTCTGCAGGCTTCGACGCCCACCGGGCCGATCCGCTGACGGACATGGGTCTGACCTCGGCCGACTACGCAGACCTGGTCGTCGAACTGGTGGGGCTGGTCCCGACGGGCCGGGTGGTGTTGTTCCTGGAAGGCGGGTACGACCTTGGTGCACTCGCCGATTCGGCCGGGGCCACCGTGGCGGCCGTCGTCGGCATGGATTATCGGCCCGAACAGGCCACAGGTCGAGGGCGCGGCGGTGTAGTGGGCGAGGTCGATTCCCTCGTGGTGGATCTGGTTCGACGCCACGGCTTGGAGGATTGA
- a CDS encoding GNAT family N-acetyltransferase, which translates to MTSGGTVIRLSPWRGNTRTTQVVAVDGPPPRPDDVSDLIEYLGSRGVREIMTTALGPIDQQSFTARGFDPQEHLLLMGRPVDPTNPSSRWTSRWTGRTPSRPRTRPARRRDQDAVLELDDRAFAPFSPFWRFDRAALDEVGQATESHRRRVIRQRANRRTGSTVIGHAITGRTTTIGFLQRLAVDPAAEGRGVGSALVVDALCWLRQTGAHEVWVNTQPDNDRARALYLRHGFTEREGGLDVLHRVIDDPAGDLVR; encoded by the coding sequence ATGACCAGCGGCGGCACGGTCATCCGTCTGAGTCCATGGCGTGGCAACACCCGGACCACCCAGGTAGTGGCCGTGGACGGGCCACCACCACGTCCCGACGACGTGTCCGACCTCATCGAGTACCTCGGCTCCCGGGGCGTCCGGGAGATCATGACCACTGCGCTGGGACCGATCGACCAACAATCGTTCACAGCACGTGGGTTCGACCCTCAGGAACACCTCCTACTCATGGGTCGACCTGTCGACCCGACGAACCCATCCTCCCGCTGGACATCACGCTGGACTGGACGTACCCCCAGTCGTCCCCGTACCCGACCCGCCCGTCGACGGGACCAGGACGCCGTACTAGAACTGGATGACCGAGCATTCGCCCCGTTCTCGCCCTTCTGGCGATTCGACAGGGCCGCCCTCGACGAGGTGGGGCAGGCCACCGAATCTCATCGTCGACGCGTGATCAGACAGCGGGCCAACCGACGGACGGGTTCCACGGTGATCGGTCACGCCATCACCGGACGAACGACCACCATCGGATTCCTCCAGCGTCTGGCCGTCGATCCGGCGGCCGAGGGCCGAGGCGTCGGCTCGGCCCTGGTCGTCGACGCACTTTGCTGGCTACGCCAGACGGGGGCCCATGAGGTCTGGGTGAACACCCAGCCCGACAACGACCGCGCCCGTGCCCTCTACCTCCGCCACGGATTCACCGAACGGGAGGGGGGCCTCGACGTCCTCCACAGGGTGATCGACGACCCGGCCGGAGATCTGGTCAGATGA